From the Astyanax mexicanus isolate ESR-SI-001 chromosome 9, AstMex3_surface, whole genome shotgun sequence genome, one window contains:
- the ric8b gene encoding synembryn-B has product MGLSDILTQIESGNEEEIRMRLFEYNTENSKTFAFDCGEEDARIKLCQGLLTVLRQSVQPQCQSTCLETMRILSRDKRVLGPVATRDGILTLSGLARITLPDAEVEPLEDVKSTAEERVVVEALKCLCNVIFNSVAAQQVGADVRLAQGICAHLRLSSSMHHEVGLFSLRLLFLLSALRQDVRGRLCKETGAVGLLTGVLEHTLDVCWAGPYEVTPPDPLAPPVPREKSEQVMETLKALFNITLSDTSDEDNYHQLRRVAAILRHILMLRTETEEKTEEAHSHAINLLSNLPVCCLDVLIDVPLQGGLEEYGGKNLDVVQILVDFMEKRIDKGVNYKEGLTPVLSLMTEGSRYHREIRRYLKAKVLPPLKDVKERPEIGTTVRNKLVRLMTHVDMGVKQGAAEFLFVLCKESVDNLLKYTGYGNAAGLLVARGLLAGGRGETEYSADEDSDTEEYKSAKPFINPITGHIEEPMPNPIEDMTEEQKEYEAQKLANMIGELSRQQLIRPMGVRKDGSLAPLEEAIRTCRVADSSDSDSD; this is encoded by the exons ATGGGTCTGAGTGATATTTTAACACAGATTGAGAGTGGAAACGAGGAGGAGATTAGGATGCGTTTGTTTGAATACAACACAGAG AACAGTAAGACGTTTGCCTTTGATTGCGGCGAAGAAGATGCTCGAATA AAGCTCTGTCAAGGATTGCTCACTGTGCTCAGACAGTCTGTGCAGCCCCAGTGCCAAAGCACCTGCCTGGAGACCATGCGCATTCTGTCTCGTGACAAGCGAGTACTGGGTCCTGTAGCCACTCGAGATGGTATCCTTACGCTTTCAGGACTGGCCCGGATCACGCTGCCAGACGCTGAAGTAGAACCTTTAGAAGATGTCAAGTCAACAGCAGAGGAGCGTGTGGTGGTGGAAGCCCTGAAGTGCCTATGCAACGTGATATTTAACAGCGTGGCAGCACAGCAGGTGGGTGCGGATGTGCGGCTAGCACAAGGAATATGTGCCCACCTGCGCTTGTCCAGCTCCATGCACCATGAGGTGGGCCTCTTTTCTCTCCGCCTGCTTTTCCTTCTATCAGCCTTGCGGCAGGACGTCCGTGGTCGACTGTGCAAAGAGACGGGTGCTGTAGGGCTGCTCACTGGAGTGCTGGAACATACACTGGATGTTTGCTGGGCTGGGCCATATGAAGTCACACCTCCTGATCCCCTGGCCCCACCTGTTCCTCGTGAGAAGAGTGAGCAGGTGATGGAAACCCTGAAAGCTCTGTTTAACATCACATTGTCTGATACCAGTGATGAG GATAATTATCACCAGCTGCGACGTGTTGCAGCCATATTGAGGCATATATTGATGTTGAGGACTGAGACCGAAGAGAAAACAGAGGAGGCTCACAG CCATGCCATAAACCTCCTGAGCAATCTCCCTGTATGCTGCTTGGATGTCCTGATTGACGTGCCTTTACAGGGAGGCCTTGAGGAGTATGGTGGGAAGAACCTGGATGTTGTCCAGATTCTTGTGGACTTCATGGAAAAGAGGATAGACAAG GGGGTCAACTACAAAGAGGGCCTGACGCCAGTTCTGAGTCTGATGACGGAGGGTTCCAGATACCACAGGGAGATCCGCAGATACCTCAAAGCAAAG GTTTTGCCACCTCTTAAAGACGTCAAGGAGAGGCCAGAAATAGGCACCACAGTCCGAAACAAACTGGTGCGTCTCATGACTCACGTAGACATGGGAGTAAAACAGGGGGCAGCAGAGTTTCTTTTCGTCCTCTGCAAGGAAAGTG TTGACAACCTGTTGAAGTACACCGGCTATGGCAATGCTGCAGGGCTGCTGGTGGCTCGGGGTCTTCTGGCAGGGGGTAGAGGAGAGACGGAGTATTCCGCTGATGAGGATtcagacacagaggagtacaagTCAGCAAAACCATt cataaaccCCATCACAGGCCACATAGAAGAGCCGATGCCGAACCCTATTGAAGACATGACTGAGGAACAGAAGGAATACGAAGCTCAGAAGCTTGCGAACATGATTGGCGAGCTGTCACG GCAGCAATTGATCAGGCCAATGGGTGTGAGGAAAGATGGCTCACTAGCCCCCCTGGAGGAGGCAATCCGCACATGCAGAGTTGCAGACAGCAGTGACTCTGACTCTGATTAA